In a genomic window of Flavobacterium lipolyticum:
- a CDS encoding SDR family NAD(P)-dependent oxidoreductase, which produces MKKTVLITGATSGIGKATAQILAKNNFKVILCGRRTDRLNELEKELSEFTEVHSLAFDVRDKKDVLEKIASLPTSFSDIDILINNAGNAHGLDPIQTGDLDDWDAMIDINVKGLLYVSKAVIPKMTAKKSGHIINIGSTAAKEVYPNGNVYCGSKHAVDAITAGMRIDLNPFGIRVGGIHPGMVATEFSEVRFKGDTERASNVYKGFDPLQAEDIADIIHFVVSRPYHVNIADLVVMSTAQASSTIVKKDS; this is translated from the coding sequence ATGAAAAAAACAGTTTTAATTACTGGGGCCACAAGCGGAATTGGAAAAGCAACTGCGCAAATACTGGCCAAAAACAATTTTAAAGTGATCCTTTGCGGAAGACGTACGGATCGCTTAAACGAACTTGAAAAAGAACTTTCGGAGTTTACGGAAGTACATTCTTTAGCATTTGATGTTCGGGATAAAAAGGATGTTCTTGAAAAAATTGCTTCTCTTCCTACATCCTTTTCAGATATTGATATTTTGATCAATAATGCCGGAAATGCTCATGGTTTAGATCCGATTCAAACCGGTGATTTAGACGATTGGGATGCTATGATTGATATCAATGTCAAAGGACTTTTGTACGTTTCAAAAGCGGTGATTCCGAAAATGACAGCCAAAAAATCAGGCCATATTATAAACATTGGTTCAACAGCCGCAAAGGAAGTGTATCCGAACGGAAATGTGTATTGCGGAAGTAAACATGCCGTTGATGCGATTACAGCCGGAATGCGAATCGACTTAAATCCTTTCGGAATTAGAGTTGGAGGAATTCATCCCGGGATGGTCGCAACCGAATTTAGTGAAGTGCGTTTTAAGGGAGATACTGAGAGAGCTTCAAATGTATACAAAGGTTTCGATCCGCTACAAGCAGAAGATATCGCCGATATTATTCATTTTGTAGTTTCAAGACCGTACCACGTTAATATTGCCGATTTAGTGGTCATGAGTACGGCACAAGCCTCGTCGACAATTGTTAAGAAAGATTCTTAG
- a CDS encoding ATP-binding protein has translation MINKRLLIKNLLAHNDESSFYDKKRQLNLHSREGKGKFLKHICALSNSNPTNNSYIVVGVEDHDNEIVGDDFFDDSRIQNLVNAFLENPPKIQYENVPFPNLPKDKVIGLVTIKPKSKISYFKKGIHTILANSVFIRRGSNSVPVEGEVEKNYQNTETVIGIENSSRNSIQYTLDGVIDFMNFRHKDMSPKYHVFKELFVICWAGVPKKSRDKTFLSRVDIELINEQIKLFYSAQDVVTIVYDEDSFTITEYVPLGLNDKTSYYPLEKQTIHFFDNGYYKIESEMLFQPPEFNRKMLYHIYNSNIALLQKLQKGIALSARELKDLENLPSTFMICHLNGFEDAKQKLIDAKLLLKPFGNIYLSFKEALRVLRKMKYDVQEGAK, from the coding sequence ATGATCAACAAGCGCCTTTTAATAAAAAACCTGCTCGCTCATAATGACGAGAGCAGTTTTTATGATAAGAAAAGGCAATTGAATCTGCATTCGCGGGAAGGAAAGGGGAAATTCCTGAAACATATCTGTGCCTTATCCAATTCCAACCCGACCAATAATTCTTATATCGTGGTGGGGGTGGAAGATCACGACAACGAAATCGTTGGGGATGATTTTTTTGATGACAGCCGAATCCAGAATCTCGTGAACGCCTTTTTAGAAAATCCGCCTAAAATTCAATACGAGAATGTACCGTTCCCAAATCTTCCAAAAGATAAAGTAATCGGATTGGTAACGATTAAGCCCAAAAGTAAAATCTCGTATTTTAAAAAAGGAATTCATACCATTCTTGCTAATAGTGTTTTTATTCGACGGGGAAGCAATTCTGTTCCTGTTGAAGGCGAGGTCGAAAAGAACTATCAAAATACAGAAACGGTCATCGGGATCGAAAACAGCTCAAGAAACAGCATCCAGTACACACTTGACGGGGTAATTGATTTTATGAATTTCAGACACAAAGACATGTCGCCTAAGTACCATGTTTTTAAAGAATTATTTGTGATCTGCTGGGCAGGAGTTCCTAAAAAATCCAGAGATAAAACATTCTTGTCCCGCGTTGATATTGAGCTGATCAACGAACAGATTAAGCTTTTTTATTCTGCTCAGGATGTGGTTACGATTGTGTATGATGAAGATAGTTTTACCATAACAGAATATGTTCCGCTGGGTTTAAATGACAAGACCAGTTATTATCCGTTGGAGAAGCAAACCATTCATTTTTTTGACAACGGCTATTATAAAATTGAAAGTGAAATGCTTTTTCAGCCCCCGGAATTCAATCGGAAAATGTTGTATCATATTTACAATTCAAATATCGCGCTACTCCAAAAACTTCAGAAAGGGATCGCTTTGTCAGCGCGTGAATTAAAAGATCTGGAAAATCTGCCCTCTACTTTTATGATTTGTCATCTGAATGGTTTTGAGGATGCCAAACAAAAATTGATTGATGCCAAACTGCTTTTAAAACCTTTTGGGAATATTTACCTGTCATTTAAAGAGGCGCTTCGAGTTTTGCGTAAGATGAAATACGATGTTCAGGAAGGGGCTAAATAG